In candidate division KSB1 bacterium, the DNA window GTTGCAATGAGGTCATTTGAAATGGACAAAATCGACTAAAGTTGGTAAATTTCAGTCGATGGACTTTCTAAATGCTGTGGGAGAACATTTAACGTGTTTTTTGAAATACTTGATAAAGTAATAAGGGTCACGAAACCCTAAATCGAAGCCAATTTGATTTATGTATGCATTTGTATGTGTTAGCTTTCTTTTAGCTTCAAGAATAATTCTATCAGCAATTTCGTGGGACACTGTTTTTCCCATTTCAGTTTTGATTACTGTGTTAAGCGTTTTTGTTGAAATGGCAAGTTCATCTGCATAATTAGAGACAGACCAATTTTTATGGAAATTATTTTCTAAAAGGTCTCGAAATTTTAAATAGATAGCATTTTTATTGGATTTATTGTTGTGGGTTTTGATGTTTTTTCTTTTTTCTCGTTCAATAACTAAAAGTAAAGCCTTTAATAAATTGGAAAGAATAGTATTGTTGCCAAATTCGCCTGTATACTTCAGTTCGTTCTCAATTTGGTGGAAATAACTTACTATTTGATGTTCAAGTCTTTTCGGGATTTGGTAATATGGCTCTTCACTATTATTGAAAATATTGTAGGTCAGAAAAAAATTGATGTCAGTCTCATTGCTTATTATGAATGACTCGTTAAAATGGATTTGGGAACCTCTATAGTCAGAGCGCTTTTCAAAGTAATGCACTTGATTCTTAGCAACAAAAAATAGTCTATTTTCCTTTATATCATAGCTTTCAAAATCAATAAAATGTTTGCCACTGTTATTTCTAAACCAAATAATTTGATAAAAACTATGGGTGTGAGGCTTTGATGCATCTTCGAAATACATTTTTTGATATTCTGCCAAATCATAAATATCAAACTGTCGTTTTTTAGGCTCGTCTCTTAAAAAGTGATATTTTTTGATTTGTTGTTCTGACATTGTTGTTATTTCAAGTTGTGCCTAACGAGCATCTCTGTAAGTTTTTTTCATTATGGATTTCATCACGAGACATCATTATCTCTAACTTTTTTGGGGAGATTTACGTCAGAAGATCAGAAAATATGACAAGTTAGTCAAGAAAAAATATGGCCCGCTGGTGAAAATCAAATTTTGGCTATGGCAGGTGTGTGACTTCACCATTTTCAATATAAAAAAAAGCTTACAAGGAATACAGGAAAACTCACCGCCACAGTCAGTTTTTACTGATTGAAAACTTCAGTCCTAAAAATGCGTAAAACAAAACATGCCTTACCGAAAAATCCAACCCCTCAAACAGTTACGGCCTTTTGTGGAAAGCATCTGGATTCAGGAAGACCTTAGAGATGCATCCATTGAGAATTTTAGACCCACCATCATTCTGCCTTCTGCAAAAATTGATTTGCTCTTTTTTTACCGCGACCCCTTCGTTCAAATTGAAAATGGACAAACAACTGTTCTGCCAAAGTTTTTTTTAATTGGTCAAAGAACCAAAGCAATTGAAGTCGCTGCTACCGGTCAAACCGGAATTATAATCTGCAGTTTTTATCCCTGGGGCGCGGCGCCATTCTTTCGTCTGCCCCTATATGAATTTAAGGACGGTTCAATTGAATTGAGCTCTTTTATGAATCCAATATCAATTCGTTCGCTTGAGAATCAAGTTTTAGAAGCGAGTAAAAATTCGGAACGTGTTAACATTCTGCAGAATTTCTTAGTTCAATTGCTAAAGTGTCCTGTACATGATAGCTTGGTTATGCAATCCACATTTAAAATCAATCAGGATAAAGGCAATGTTGAAATAAACAAATTATCAAAGATTTTTTGCTTAAGCAGGAGGCAATACATCAGGCGATTCAAGAATTCTGTCGGTATCAGTCCGAAGAAATTTGCAAATATCGTCCGCTTTCAAAAAGCTATTTATTTCCAACGAATGGGGCTTAGCTGGACAAGAATCGCCGATGAATGTGGCTATTACGATCAGCCGCATTTTATAAAAGAAATAAAGGCATTTTCCGGCTTCTCACCTCAGGAACTACTTTCCAGAAAGCCCCCAACCAAATTGATGAAGTATTTTAATCCGTCTCAGAGTTTGTCACATTTTTACAATACTATTTACCTTTAATTCCTTAAGTTCTACTAATTATAATAAATTCATCTTTAATTAGGGCTGTCCAAAAAGTCTCTTCTTATTGTCATTCCCGCGTAGGCGGGAATCTACAACTTGCTATGTTTCTGGATTCCTGCTGAGTTCATCCCTGCGAAGGCAGGGGCAGGAATGACTTTATAGGGAAATAAAATGAGAAAGCCCCAAAGAAGAAGAAAAGGAGGTTTAAAATGTGGGTCTGTATTTTTACATTTATTCTGATTTTTACCTGCATCACAGACAGCTCAGCGCAATCCATTCCTTTTAGCTCTGACAAATGGGATATTAGCGCCAGAGAAAGCCGTGTTGAAAATTATTTTGGCCGCGAAAGCCTTTATCTGAAAGGCGGACAAGCCATGTTCAAGGATGCTGATTTTAAAAACGGAGTTATTGAGTTCGACATAGCTTTTAGCGGAGAACGCGGATTTATGGGAGTGATTTTTCGAGTTCAGGACAACAGAAATTTTGAGGACTTTTACATGCGGCCGCATCAATCCGGAAAACCTGATGCAAACCAATACACCCCGGTTTTCAATGGTGATTCGGGATGGCAACTCTATCACGGTGAGGGTTATGGAGCTGCCATAAAATACAACCTTAACAACTGGATGCCGGTGAAACTTGTCGTCTCCGGAAAGCGGGCGGAAATCTATATTATGGATATGGAATCACCGGCGCTGGTCACTCATGATCTGAAACGTGAAATTGCAGCCGGTAAAATTGGCTTTAAAGCAGGGAATCTTGCGCCGGCGCATTTTTCTAATTTCCGTTTCCAGAATATCGATAATCCCGAGCTCAAAGGCGTCCCTCCAAAAGTTGAGAAAGCCTCTGAGACCACAATACTGTCCTGGCAGGTCTCGAATAATTTTCCTGAAGAGTTTCTCGACCAGAAACACAAACTTTCCAAGCAGGACAAAGAAAGCCTAAGCTGGCAAAAATTCGCCTGCGAAGAAACCGGAGTAGCAAACCTGGCACGATTGCAAAGCCCTCGTGACGGCAAAAACACCGTTTTTGCAAAAGTGACACTCCACTCAGAGCATGAGCAAATCAAAAAAATCCAGTTCGGATTTAGTGATCGAATTAGAGTTTTCTTCAACGACCGTCTTCTTTACAGCGGAAACAATAATTACGCCTCAAGGGATTTTCGCTTCCTGGGAACTATCGGATTCTTTGACGAACTTTATCTGCCCTTAAAAAAAGGTGAGAATCAGCTTTGGATGGCCGTTTCAGAAGATTTTGGCGGCTGGGGTTTGTTGGCAAAGTTAGAAAACCTTGATGGTGT includes these proteins:
- a CDS encoding helix-turn-helix domain-containing protein, whose translation is MSEQQIKKYHFLRDEPKKRQFDIYDLAEYQKMYFEDASKPHTHSFYQIIWFRNNSGKHFIDFESYDIKENRLFFVAKNQVHYFEKRSDYRGSQIHFNESFIISNETDINFFLTYNIFNNSEEPYYQIPKRLEHQIVSYFHQIENELKYTGEFGNNTILSNLLKALLLVIEREKRKNIKTHNNKSNKNAIYLKFRDLLENNFHKNWSVSNYADELAISTKTLNTVIKTEMGKTVSHEIADRIILEAKRKLTHTNAYINQIGFDLGFRDPYYFIKYFKKHVKCSPTAFRKSID
- a CDS encoding AraC family transcriptional regulator, with amino-acid sequence MPYRKIQPLKQLRPFVESIWIQEDLRDASIENFRPTIILPSAKIDLLFFYRDPFVQIENGQTTVLPKFFLIGQRTKAIEVAATGQTGIIICSFYPWGAAPFFRLPLYEFKDGSIELSSFMNPISIRSLENQVLEASKNSERVNILQNFLVQLLKCPVHDSLVMQSTFKINQDKGNVEINKLSKIFCLSRRQYIRRFKNSVGISPKKFANIVRFQKAIYFQRMGLSWTRIADECGYYDQPHFIKEIKAFSGFSPQELLSRKPPTKLMKYFNPSQSLSHFYNTIYL